A portion of the Corynebacterium heidelbergense genome contains these proteins:
- the ureG gene encoding urease accessory protein UreG has translation MSSATTPTPTPQPLRIGIGGPVGSGKTALIEALVPKLVDQGHRVGVITNDIYTQEDANHIRRELADIIPGDHVVGVETGSCPHTAVRDDPTMNLMTAAELLEEHPDIDTLFFESGGDNLTLTFSPALVDVFVFVLDTAEGEKMPRKRGPGITDSDVLVINKVDIAQYVRCDVDRMHSDAQHVRNGKTVVLTNSLDGQGIDQLLSALEAYRTGGDETHP, from the coding sequence ATGAGCTCCGCGACAACCCCAACCCCCACGCCGCAGCCGCTTCGAATCGGCATCGGGGGGCCGGTCGGATCCGGTAAGACCGCCCTCATCGAGGCCCTCGTCCCCAAGCTGGTGGACCAGGGGCACCGGGTGGGTGTGATCACCAACGACATCTACACGCAGGAGGACGCCAACCACATCCGCCGTGAGCTGGCAGACATTATCCCCGGCGATCACGTCGTGGGAGTGGAAACCGGTTCCTGCCCGCACACCGCCGTTCGCGACGACCCGACGATGAACCTCATGACGGCGGCGGAGCTGTTGGAGGAGCACCCCGACATCGACACCCTCTTCTTCGAGTCCGGCGGGGACAACCTAACCCTCACGTTCTCCCCGGCGCTCGTAGACGTGTTTGTCTTCGTTCTGGATACAGCGGAGGGGGAGAAGATGCCCCGTAAGCGCGGCCCGGGAATCACGGATTCGGACGTGCTAGTGATCAATAAAGTGGATATCGCCCAGTATGTTCGCTGCGATGTGGACCGGATGCACAGCGACGCCCAGCACGTCCGCAACGGCAAGACGGTCGTGCTCACCAACAGCTTGGATGGCCAGGGGATCGACCAGTTGCTCAGCGCCCTGGAGGCCTATCGCACCGGTGGGGACGAGACACACCCGTGA
- a CDS encoding purine-cytosine permease family protein: protein MTPPTKTAAASGQPGADPTAEHPLENPATLPSEKTTGAEDFSLRFAPRSYRTWTPAVVATSALGGIAYLADFSIGATIGVQNGTGNAIGGILIAAVLIFISSFPLAYYAARYNLDLDLITRGAGFGYLGSILTNLIFVSFTFILFATEGAIMAQGLKVGLGIPLWAGYAISSLMIIPLVIYGMKFLAKLHSWTNPIWLIMMFVPLLFLLIKDPSTVSTFLSYGGKDNSGVSFAAMMLAAGVCLSLTAQIAENIDYLRFMPPRTEANKRSWWTAVIMGGPGWVVLGAIKQIIGAFLAVYIISVLGQGEKAAVEPVNQFLSVFRDLVPGWLAMVLAVVLVVVSQIKINVTNAYCGSLAWTNIYSRSVKRYPGRVVFVVLNVGISLALMEFNMFEVLGFVLSFYSNLAIAWIFTVAADITFNKYLLGLSPRQPEFRRGMLHNYNPVGLVSLLASGGISIAMFFGVFGEAMAPFSPLFAAIIAVVVTPVMAIATKGRHYLRRTNDGIDVPMYDEHGNPADHRLECAITGEQVERPDMIASAKPGPNGEKQYVSSLALTLDRSGEHVLPEHKGD from the coding sequence ATGACGCCTCCAACGAAAACTGCCGCTGCCTCCGGGCAGCCGGGCGCAGATCCCACAGCCGAGCACCCCCTCGAGAACCCGGCAACCCTACCGTCTGAAAAGACAACGGGTGCCGAAGATTTCAGCCTGCGCTTCGCCCCGCGCAGCTACCGCACCTGGACTCCCGCGGTGGTGGCAACGTCCGCCCTCGGCGGGATCGCCTACCTCGCGGACTTCTCCATCGGCGCCACCATCGGCGTGCAGAACGGAACGGGAAACGCCATCGGCGGCATCCTCATCGCCGCAGTACTCATCTTCATCTCCAGCTTCCCACTGGCCTACTACGCAGCCCGGTACAACCTGGACCTGGACCTCATTACTCGAGGCGCAGGCTTCGGGTACCTCGGTAGCATTCTGACCAACCTGATCTTCGTCTCCTTCACCTTCATCCTGTTTGCGACAGAGGGTGCCATCATGGCCCAGGGGCTGAAGGTGGGGTTGGGCATTCCGCTGTGGGCCGGTTATGCGATCAGCTCGCTGATGATCATTCCGCTGGTGATCTACGGGATGAAGTTCCTGGCGAAGCTGCACTCGTGGACGAACCCGATCTGGCTGATCATGATGTTCGTCCCGCTGCTGTTCCTTCTCATCAAGGATCCGTCTACCGTCTCTACCTTCCTTAGCTACGGCGGCAAAGACAATTCCGGGGTCTCCTTCGCGGCGATGATGCTCGCTGCAGGCGTGTGCCTATCGCTTACGGCTCAGATCGCGGAGAATATCGACTACCTGCGGTTCATGCCTCCGCGTACCGAAGCCAACAAGCGCTCCTGGTGGACGGCCGTCATCATGGGCGGCCCGGGCTGGGTTGTCCTCGGGGCGATCAAGCAGATCATCGGTGCCTTCCTGGCGGTCTACATCATCTCCGTGCTGGGCCAGGGGGAGAAGGCTGCGGTGGAGCCGGTGAATCAGTTCCTCTCCGTGTTCCGGGACCTCGTTCCGGGGTGGCTGGCAATGGTCCTGGCGGTTGTCCTCGTGGTGGTCAGCCAGATTAAGATCAACGTCACCAATGCCTACTGCGGTTCCCTGGCGTGGACGAACATTTACTCCCGCTCCGTGAAGCGCTACCCCGGCCGCGTGGTCTTCGTGGTCCTGAACGTCGGTATCTCCTTGGCGCTGATGGAGTTCAACATGTTCGAAGTCCTGGGCTTCGTGCTCAGTTTTTACTCTAACCTCGCGATCGCGTGGATCTTCACTGTCGCCGCAGACATCACCTTCAACAAGTACCTGCTGGGCCTGTCCCCCAGGCAGCCCGAGTTCCGGCGCGGGATGCTGCATAACTACAACCCGGTGGGGCTCGTCTCCCTGCTGGCCAGCGGCGGCATCTCGATTGCGATGTTCTTCGGCGTGTTCGGCGAGGCCATGGCGCCCTTCAGCCCGCTGTTCGCGGCGATCATCGCAGTGGTGGTCACCCCGGTGATGGCTATCGCCACGAAGGGGCGCCACTACTTGCGACGGACCAACGACGGTATCGACGTTCCGATGTACGACGAGCACGGTAATCCCGCCGACCACCGCCTTGAGTGCGCCATTACCGGTGAGCAGGTGGAGCGGCCGGACATGATCGCTTCCGCGAAGCCGGGGCCAAACGGCGAGAAGCAGTACGTCTCCTCGCTGGCCCTCACCCTGGACCGCTCTGGCGAACACGTGCTTCCGGAACACAAGGGGGACTAA
- a CDS encoding MFS transporter gives MTSPSPQQHTYPVTGSALGLPLIVLSALQFMVVLDGTVVNLALNRMQVELGLSDQLRSWVVLAYALAYGGLLLLGGRLGDAFGRKRMFLGGVGAFTAASLLCGLATGPVTLQAARVLQGVGAAVASPVAMALIVVTFAPGKTRNQAFSVFAAMTGLGSVSGLILGGALTEVSWRWIFWLNVPIGVFIVIGGLRALTVVPPQRQIKLDVTGAVLATVASTLLVFGLSMGGTGWGRPLVILPIVVGAAVLVAFFRSQRSTSTGVLPLHLFRDRRRTVVFVCLVLAGAVLMAMTVQVALFVQESLGYTPLASGFAFIPFAVGLGLGAWVAGQAVRTIAPKFLIAAGGMFMLAGFFFAQTLDAHSGYWLHLLPTILTIATGVGLALIPLTLCVVAGVRPEDVGPLTATSLVAQTLGGPLGLAAAAAVGESRTRSLLAGAYPAVQERGALSPAIRDALAAGYTQSLLVCAGLAGIMAVVALVWVRFTPAEVAEGKKAEAAAQSG, from the coding sequence GTGACATCCCCTTCTCCGCAGCAGCACACCTACCCGGTGACCGGCTCCGCCTTGGGCCTGCCGCTGATCGTGCTCTCCGCGTTGCAGTTCATGGTCGTCTTGGACGGCACGGTGGTCAATCTCGCGCTCAACCGCATGCAGGTAGAGCTGGGCCTCAGCGATCAACTGCGCAGTTGGGTGGTGCTGGCCTATGCCCTGGCCTATGGGGGGTTGTTGCTGCTCGGCGGGCGCCTGGGCGATGCCTTCGGCCGTAAGCGCATGTTTCTTGGGGGAGTGGGGGCCTTCACGGCCGCCAGCCTGCTGTGCGGGCTCGCCACGGGCCCGGTGACCCTTCAGGCCGCGCGCGTGCTGCAGGGGGTGGGCGCGGCGGTGGCCTCCCCGGTGGCCATGGCGCTCATCGTGGTGACCTTCGCCCCGGGGAAAACCCGCAACCAGGCCTTTTCCGTTTTCGCGGCGATGACCGGGCTGGGGTCCGTCTCCGGCCTCATCCTCGGCGGCGCGCTGACGGAGGTCTCCTGGCGCTGGATCTTCTGGTTGAACGTGCCGATCGGGGTCTTCATCGTCATCGGGGGGTTGCGGGCGCTGACCGTGGTGCCCCCGCAGCGGCAGATCAAGCTGGACGTCACCGGGGCAGTTCTGGCGACGGTGGCGTCCACCCTGCTGGTGTTCGGCCTGTCCATGGGGGGTACCGGGTGGGGTCGGCCCCTGGTGATCCTGCCGATCGTCGTCGGCGCAGCCGTACTGGTCGCCTTCTTCCGCTCCCAGCGTTCCACCAGCACGGGCGTGCTGCCGCTGCACCTGTTCCGGGATCGCCGCCGCACGGTGGTCTTCGTGTGCCTGGTATTGGCCGGGGCGGTATTGATGGCCATGACGGTGCAGGTAGCGCTGTTCGTGCAGGAGTCCCTGGGGTACACCCCCTTGGCCTCCGGGTTCGCCTTCATCCCCTTTGCCGTGGGCCTGGGGCTCGGGGCCTGGGTGGCCGGCCAGGCGGTGCGTACGATCGCGCCAAAGTTCCTCATCGCCGCAGGTGGGATGTTTATGCTTGCCGGGTTCTTCTTCGCCCAGACGCTGGATGCGCACAGCGGTTATTGGCTGCATTTGTTGCCCACTATCCTCACCATCGCCACGGGGGTTGGCCTGGCGCTCATCCCGCTGACGTTGTGTGTGGTCGCGGGGGTGCGGCCGGAGGACGTAGGACCGCTGACCGCCACCTCTTTGGTCGCGCAGACCTTGGGTGGGCCGCTTGGTTTGGCCGCTGCGGCCGCGGTGGGGGAGAGCCGCACGAGGTCCCTGCTGGCCGGGGCCTATCCGGCGGTGCAGGAGCGCGGTGCCCTGTCCCCTGCGATTCGGGATGCCCTGGCTGCGGGGTACACCCAATCCCTGTTGGTTTGTGCCGGATTGGCCGGGATCATGGCGGTCGTGGCTCTGGTGTGGGTTCGATTCACGCCCGCGGAGGTTGCGGAGGGCAAAAAAGCCGAGGCTGCGGCCCAGTCCGGGTAG
- a CDS encoding urease accessory protein UreD yields the protein MIGAGGDGAAGVRAVPFGGDERLSVGAVTPPIPSDFARHIAIVDAHAHSAVTGVRAVGQPGKVGVLHATFAPGRTGKTALSERFVKTPMHIARPLYVDPGDPAHACLYLRTTGGGVAENDRIRQRFTFAPGAQATVTTQAATNVHRMNAGFGSQWTSLGVGEGAVAEYLPGHTTLFAGSRCLQQTDFTVAAEGTLLASEVVMVGRLARGEYHEFEAFAQRTRVMVEGYPTVLNDNVCILGPGVGRSPMLYGRWPVWGTLLVVPTAGRPVGLHQTREVVEELRKSTAAAGADSGDKSVAIGVSTLVGNVGCMVRVAGHSVPEVRGALGRAHSTARQLVVGRPAFDLRVM from the coding sequence GTGATCGGGGCTGGTGGGGATGGGGCCGCCGGAGTCCGGGCTGTTCCGTTCGGGGGAGACGAGCGGTTGTCGGTGGGGGCCGTCACGCCCCCTATCCCGTCCGATTTCGCGCGGCACATTGCCATTGTGGACGCCCATGCCCACAGTGCCGTCACCGGCGTTCGCGCCGTGGGACAGCCAGGCAAGGTGGGGGTGCTCCACGCCACCTTCGCGCCGGGGCGCACGGGGAAAACTGCCCTGTCCGAGCGCTTTGTGAAAACTCCCATGCACATCGCCCGTCCGCTGTACGTGGACCCGGGTGATCCCGCCCATGCATGCCTGTACCTACGCACGACCGGCGGGGGCGTCGCTGAGAACGATCGCATCCGTCAGCGGTTCACCTTCGCTCCCGGGGCCCAGGCGACGGTGACAACCCAGGCTGCGACGAACGTCCATCGGATGAACGCCGGCTTCGGTTCCCAGTGGACGTCGCTCGGCGTGGGGGAGGGGGCGGTGGCTGAGTACCTTCCGGGGCACACCACCCTGTTCGCCGGTTCCCGGTGCCTACAACAGACGGATTTTACCGTTGCCGCCGAGGGAACCCTGCTGGCTAGCGAGGTAGTGATGGTCGGCCGTCTGGCGCGCGGCGAGTATCACGAGTTCGAGGCCTTCGCGCAGCGCACCAGGGTGATGGTGGAGGGGTACCCGACGGTACTGAACGACAATGTGTGCATTCTGGGCCCCGGGGTTGGCCGGAGCCCCATGCTTTACGGGCGATGGCCGGTGTGGGGGACCCTTCTGGTGGTCCCAACCGCCGGCCGGCCCGTTGGTCTTCACCAGACCCGGGAGGTTGTTGAGGAGCTGCGAAAGTCAACCGCGGCAGCGGGTGCGGATTCGGGTGACAAATCCGTGGCTATCGGTGTGTCCACGCTAGTGGGGAACGTGGGGTGCATGGTGCGCGTGGCGGGTCACAGCGTGCCCGAGGTGCGCGGGGCCCTGGGGCGGGCCCACAGTACCGCGCGCCAACTAGTGGTGGGGCGTCCCGCTTTCGACCTGCGGGTCATGTAG
- the cobA gene encoding uroporphyrinogen-III C-methyltransferase, translated as MTLHLTRSAVLIAEGPGADLAAQRVAEQGASPTIVSPARLGGGDREGLAVPTAFGPRPVQLCLIPGRTPDEDAERVLDWAAHHGLPVEDHRGRDLFPRSGSAEKPSPGRVTLVGGGPGSADLITVAGKRAVAEADVVLADHLGPFHLAEEAAREGAELIDVSKLPYGKQVSQDKINELIVSHASQGKHVVRLKGGDPFIFGRGFEEAEACAQAGIPYTVIPGVTSATSAPALAGLSLTHRGLVHEVTIISGHLPPGHPKSLVRWDVVAQMRGSLVLIMAVKNAPAIAAELIRCGRSPQVAVAAIESASTPQQRVSHTTLGTLASDGVGEVGAPAIFVVGDAATRRVAK; from the coding sequence ATGACACTCCACCTCACTCGCAGTGCCGTCCTGATTGCCGAGGGCCCCGGTGCGGATCTCGCAGCTCAGCGCGTCGCCGAGCAGGGCGCTAGTCCCACCATCGTCTCGCCCGCCCGCCTGGGTGGAGGGGACCGGGAGGGGCTGGCAGTTCCCACCGCCTTTGGCCCCCGCCCGGTCCAGCTCTGCCTCATTCCCGGTCGCACCCCGGATGAGGACGCCGAGCGCGTCCTGGACTGGGCGGCGCACCACGGCCTGCCCGTGGAAGACCACCGGGGCCGGGACCTTTTCCCCCGCTCTGGTTCCGCCGAGAAACCGTCACCGGGGCGGGTGACCTTGGTGGGTGGGGGCCCGGGCTCTGCAGACCTCATCACCGTCGCGGGTAAACGCGCGGTGGCGGAGGCGGACGTCGTTCTCGCCGATCACCTCGGCCCCTTCCACCTGGCCGAAGAAGCCGCCCGCGAGGGCGCGGAGCTCATCGACGTGTCCAAACTGCCCTACGGCAAGCAGGTCAGCCAGGACAAGATCAACGAGCTCATCGTCTCCCATGCCAGCCAGGGCAAGCACGTTGTGCGCCTCAAGGGCGGGGACCCGTTCATCTTCGGCCGGGGCTTCGAGGAGGCGGAGGCTTGCGCGCAGGCGGGGATCCCGTACACCGTCATCCCCGGCGTGACCTCGGCAACTTCCGCCCCCGCCCTGGCCGGTCTGTCCCTGACCCACCGCGGTTTGGTGCACGAAGTCACTATCATCTCCGGCCACCTTCCCCCGGGGCACCCAAAGTCCCTGGTCCGCTGGGATGTGGTGGCCCAAATGCGCGGCTCCCTCGTCCTGATCATGGCGGTAAAGAATGCCCCCGCCATCGCCGCCGAACTCATCCGGTGCGGGCGGTCCCCCCAGGTTGCTGTCGCGGCGATCGAATCCGCCTCCACCCCGCAGCAGCGCGTATCTCACACGACGTTGGGCACGCTGGCCAGCGACGGGGTGGGGGAGGTGGGGGCCCCGGCCATCTTTGTGGTGGGGGACGCCGCCACCCGGCGCGTGGCGAAGTAA
- the ureC gene encoding urease subunit alpha, with protein MTSIDRQRYAEIYGPTTGDKVTLADTNLRIRIEKDLSAGDYGDESMYGGGKAVRDGMAMDPSAVDALDTVIVGAIVVDAKVGVVKGDVGIKNGRIVKIGKAGNPSTQDGIDPELVIGPGTEVIAGQHRILTAGGVDAHIHYITPQQAQEGLSNGITTFFGGGTGSAEGTLGTTCTPGASGIQFMLRAAEGMPVNTGFLGKGSASLTIGLDSQLEGGAAGLKIHEDWGATPATIPAALDTCERYDVQLAIHTDTLNEGGFFESTARAIDGRTIHTFHSEGAGGGHAPDIIRVAGMPNVLPASTNPTLPYTVNSVEELLDMVMVCHHLSHDIPEDVAFADSRVRAETIAAETVLHDMGLISIFSSDSQAMGRVGETWSRAFQTAHHCREQLGELAGDAGDDNNRVLRYVAKVTINPAIAQGIAEHVGSIEPGKLADLVLWPIDSFGAKPRLVLRQGRICWSVMGDPNASLSTPEPVYYRDQFGNLGSALQATRATFMSQAAIDNHIPQKLGLNSLVLPVRHCRSIGKKDMVRNDRVADISVDPDTYEVRVDGQIATIDPATSLPLAQLHYLF; from the coding sequence ATGACGAGCATCGACAGACAACGCTATGCGGAGATTTACGGCCCCACCACCGGGGACAAGGTCACGCTGGCCGATACGAACCTGCGCATCCGCATCGAAAAGGACCTCTCCGCCGGGGACTACGGGGATGAATCCATGTACGGCGGCGGTAAGGCCGTGCGCGACGGGATGGCCATGGACCCCAGCGCCGTCGATGCCCTAGATACCGTCATTGTGGGGGCCATTGTTGTGGACGCCAAGGTGGGCGTGGTCAAAGGGGATGTGGGGATCAAGAACGGCCGCATCGTGAAGATCGGCAAAGCTGGCAATCCGAGTACTCAGGACGGCATCGACCCCGAGCTCGTTATCGGGCCGGGAACTGAGGTCATTGCGGGGCAGCATCGGATACTCACTGCTGGTGGCGTCGACGCACACATTCACTACATCACCCCCCAGCAGGCGCAAGAGGGCCTGTCCAACGGCATCACCACATTCTTCGGCGGCGGAACCGGCTCGGCGGAGGGGACCCTCGGCACGACCTGCACCCCCGGGGCCTCCGGGATCCAATTCATGCTGCGGGCGGCCGAGGGCATGCCGGTCAATACGGGCTTCCTGGGCAAGGGCTCCGCGTCGCTGACCATCGGCCTGGACTCCCAACTGGAGGGGGGCGCGGCCGGCCTGAAGATCCACGAGGATTGGGGCGCGACACCGGCGACCATTCCCGCCGCCCTCGATACCTGCGAGCGCTACGACGTCCAGCTCGCCATCCACACGGACACCCTGAACGAGGGCGGTTTCTTCGAATCCACCGCCCGCGCCATCGACGGGCGGACGATCCACACCTTCCACTCCGAGGGCGCCGGCGGCGGACATGCCCCGGACATCATCCGGGTCGCTGGCATGCCCAACGTCCTGCCCGCCTCCACGAACCCCACCCTGCCCTATACCGTCAACTCCGTCGAAGAGCTGCTGGACATGGTGATGGTGTGCCACCACCTCTCCCACGACATCCCGGAGGACGTGGCCTTCGCCGATTCCCGCGTGCGGGCGGAGACGATCGCCGCGGAAACGGTGCTCCACGACATGGGATTGATCAGCATCTTCAGCTCAGATTCGCAGGCCATGGGGCGCGTGGGGGAAACGTGGAGCCGTGCCTTCCAGACCGCCCACCACTGCCGCGAACAGCTCGGCGAGTTGGCGGGGGACGCCGGTGATGACAACAATCGCGTTCTCCGCTACGTGGCGAAGGTAACGATCAACCCGGCCATCGCACAGGGCATCGCAGAACACGTCGGCAGCATCGAACCCGGCAAGCTCGCGGACCTCGTCCTGTGGCCGATCGATTCCTTCGGCGCCAAACCCCGCCTCGTACTGCGGCAGGGGCGCATCTGCTGGTCGGTGATGGGGGACCCCAACGCCAGCCTGTCCACACCGGAGCCGGTGTACTACCGCGACCAATTCGGCAACCTCGGTTCCGCCCTCCAAGCCACCCGGGCGACCTTCATGTCCCAGGCCGCCATCGACAATCACATCCCGCAGAAACTGGGACTGAACAGCCTGGTGCTCCCGGTGCGGCACTGCCGCTCCATCGGGAAGAAGGACATGGTCCGCAACGATCGGGTTGCGGACATCTCCGTGGACCCGGATACCTATGAGGTCCGGGTCGACGGTCAGATCGCCACCATTGACCCGGCGACCTCCCTGCCCCTGGCCCAGCTCCACTACCTGTTCTAG
- a CDS encoding urease accessory protein UreF translates to MTPSPRRPLGPLLQAVVYGDSAYPSGRYTLSYGLEGLIQTGQVAGSAAVREALEGHLRHTAAPGDGVATAAAVILGGCVDGQAGLGAPAWECCDLPAAVTALCGIDEELSATKVTEELRKASTRVGRQTLRMHREVHPSQFRPGGLLEAYADAVSSGGPLGRRSPGNQAIALGLVHHSNGLSAQEAVAVELLGLAVGWSSAALRLGQCDHVGAQQIVAAVMELVEDLAGCCVSDALELLEPAQGQRAGPQQWAMIGRASPGADMASAVHEVAPARLFMS, encoded by the coding sequence ATGACCCCATCCCCACGCAGGCCCCTCGGACCGCTCCTCCAGGCAGTGGTCTACGGGGATTCGGCCTATCCCTCCGGCCGCTACACCCTGTCCTACGGGCTGGAGGGGCTAATTCAAACCGGCCAGGTCGCCGGATCCGCTGCGGTGCGGGAAGCCCTTGAGGGCCATCTGCGCCACACCGCGGCCCCGGGGGACGGGGTGGCAACGGCTGCCGCGGTGATCCTCGGCGGTTGCGTGGACGGGCAAGCGGGTCTGGGAGCCCCTGCGTGGGAGTGCTGCGACCTGCCCGCCGCGGTGACCGCCCTGTGTGGGATCGATGAGGAGCTCAGCGCAACCAAGGTGACCGAGGAACTGCGCAAGGCCTCCACCCGCGTCGGGAGGCAAACGCTGAGAATGCACCGCGAGGTCCACCCGTCCCAGTTTCGCCCCGGTGGCCTACTGGAGGCCTATGCCGACGCGGTGAGTTCCGGCGGGCCGCTGGGCCGGCGCAGCCCCGGGAACCAGGCCATTGCCCTGGGCCTGGTCCACCACAGCAACGGGTTGAGCGCGCAGGAGGCGGTGGCCGTGGAGCTGCTGGGCCTTGCGGTCGGGTGGTCCAGCGCGGCCCTTCGGTTAGGCCAGTGCGATCACGTGGGTGCCCAGCAGATCGTCGCCGCCGTGATGGAGCTGGTGGAGGACTTGGCGGGCTGCTGCGTATCGGATGCGCTGGAGCTGCTGGAACCCGCGCAAGGACAGCGGGCCGGGCCGCAGCAGTGGGCGATGATCGGCCGGGCGAGCCCCGGTGCCGATATGGCCAGCGCCGTGCACGAGGTAGCCCCCGCCCGTTTGTTCATGAGCTAG
- a CDS encoding urease subunit gamma — protein sequence MNLTPRELDKLYIFTAAEVSRRRQARGVKLNRPEATALISDAVIEAARDGRTVAEAMEIGTQVLGPDDVLPGVRDTLSLIQVEATFPDGTKLVSVHDPIGE from the coding sequence GTGAACCTCACCCCGAGGGAACTGGACAAGCTCTACATCTTCACTGCCGCGGAGGTCAGCCGTCGGCGGCAGGCCCGGGGGGTGAAGCTCAACCGCCCGGAGGCGACGGCGCTCATCTCGGATGCCGTGATCGAAGCCGCCCGGGACGGGCGCACGGTCGCCGAAGCTATGGAGATTGGTACGCAGGTTCTGGGGCCGGATGACGTGCTGCCGGGGGTTCGGGACACCCTGAGCCTCATCCAGGTGGAGGCGACCTTCCCGGATGGCACCAAGCTGGTCAGCGTGCACGATCCGATCGGAGAGTGA